The proteins below come from a single Clostridiisalibacter paucivorans DSM 22131 genomic window:
- a CDS encoding GumC family protein, with amino-acid sequence MNYQPDYEEISLREIIEALLNGWKIIAIITAICVALAGVVSFYILEPTYEAKATLMASMATDRLTNAQNDSEDVEGILDSISTYPVMTIQTYKEQIKNAKILQKTIDQLGLDKEVFTIRSLRNSIELENIKDTNLIAVKVTNNNPKLAADIANTVAKNFTIFISDMAKDKASKSSRFIENQLEVEKQKLDDALLELKQFLAQPRGVDELEAETTSKLEMLTKYKTQLVEKQIELNKQKSALATATEELQETPEKLVTNKSLASDPLLSQSASQSGLKLEETSNILMEEEEINPLYLKLKNDIAETKVIISGLTNEINNIKDSINKAQKEMETLQVELAEKTHQDKLVQRKVSLAQGTYEAFLNKYEETRIAESSEIGESSILIVGGAVAPQYPTGPKKMLNLAIATVLGLMLGTFIAFFKEYWERTGESVAGSK; translated from the coding sequence CCCTTAGGGAAATAATAGAGGCATTATTGAATGGTTGGAAGATTATAGCCATAATAACAGCCATATGTGTAGCATTAGCTGGGGTGGTGAGTTTCTATATATTGGAGCCAACGTATGAAGCGAAGGCTACATTGATGGCATCCATGGCAACCGATAGATTGACTAATGCTCAAAATGATAGCGAAGATGTAGAGGGTATATTGGACTCTATATCCACATATCCAGTCATGACTATACAGACATATAAAGAACAGATAAAAAATGCCAAGATACTTCAAAAGACCATAGACCAATTGGGACTAGATAAAGAAGTATTTACCATAAGAAGTTTGAGAAATAGCATAGAACTAGAAAATATAAAGGATACAAATCTAATTGCAGTAAAGGTGACTAATAATAATCCTAAATTGGCAGCAGATATAGCTAATACAGTAGCAAAGAACTTTACAATATTCATATCAGATATGGCAAAGGATAAGGCATCTAAATCTTCCCGATTTATAGAGAACCAGTTGGAAGTAGAAAAACAAAAACTAGATGATGCACTATTGGAATTAAAACAGTTCCTAGCCCAACCTAGAGGAGTGGACGAGCTTGAAGCAGAAACTACGTCTAAGCTAGAGATGCTTACAAAATACAAGACACAGTTGGTAGAAAAGCAAATAGAGTTAAACAAGCAAAAATCTGCATTGGCAACGGCTACAGAGGAATTACAGGAGACACCAGAAAAATTGGTAACCAATAAGTCCTTGGCATCAGATCCATTACTTAGCCAATCGGCATCCCAAAGTGGATTAAAATTAGAAGAGACATCCAATATATTGATGGAAGAAGAGGAAATAAATCCATTATATCTTAAATTAAAAAATGATATAGCAGAGACTAAGGTTATCATATCAGGGTTGACCAATGAAATAAATAATATAAAAGATAGTATAAATAAGGCACAAAAAGAAATGGAGACATTACAGGTAGAATTAGCAGAAAAAACACATCAAGATAAATTGGTTCAAAGAAAGGTAAGTTTAGCCCAGGGCACATACGAGGCATTTCTAAATAAATATGAAGAAACTAGAATAGCAGAATCCTCAGAAATAGGAGAATCAAGCATACTAATAGTAGGAGGAGCCGTAGCACCACAATACCCAACAGGTCCCAAAAAAATGCTAAACCTAGCAATAGCAACAGTCCTAGGCCTAATGCTAGGAACCTTCATAGCCTTCTTCAAAGAATACTGGGAAAGAACAGGAGAGTCCGTAGCTGGTAGTAAGTAG
- a CDS encoding four helix bundle protein, whose translation MKNGFEDLKVWQKAHELTLKIYKITKVFPEEEKFRLTNQICRSASSVPTNIVEGRGRYHNKEFKHFLYIARGSLEETKYHLILSKDLNYISKQNYEELMDLSIEIGKMLSGLIKSL comes from the coding sequence GTGAAAAATGGATTTGAAGATCTTAAAGTATGGCAAAAGGCCCATGAATTGACTTTAAAGATATATAAAATCACAAAAGTATTTCCAGAAGAAGAAAAATTTAGATTAACTAATCAGATATGTAGATCAGCAAGCTCTGTTCCTACTAATATTGTAGAAGGTAGAGGAAGATATCATAATAAAGAGTTCAAACATTTTTTATATATTGCTCGTGGATCATTAGAAGAAACAAAATATCATTTGATATTATCTAAAGACTTAAATTACATAAGTAAACAAAATTATGAAGAATTAATGGACTTATCTATAGAAATAGGCAAAATGTTAAGTGGATTAATAAAAAGTCTGTAG